The sequence TTTACCTGTTTGAAATAAATCAATATCCTTTGTAGAGACAATAGGTACGAAAGAAGGAACAAAATCGAATCCCAGCTTTGTCCTCATGTCCTTTACAAGATTTTCATCCGCTTGAGGGTCACTTTTTAAATATAAGTCAACTACCTTTTCAAAAGGAGCTTTAAACTCAATGCTGAGAAAAGGGTCTCTTCCCATTTCCAAAGAGTACTTCCAGAGAATCTCCACTTCTTCTTCGGTCAATCCCCTTTCAATGGCCTCTCTAAAGAAATATTCTTTAAGTCTTTTCTTCTTAATATATTCCCTTAAAAATCCAAGTAGTATAAAGAATATAATGAAGGATAGAACTACTATTATGAAAGTTATAACAGTTGTTATATTAGCCGATGGGAATTTTAAAAAACCTAATCTATTCATTTAAAACCTCTTAAGAATTTTGCTTATTGTAACAAACTTGTGAAAAAGTACATTCTTCACAGAGTGGCTTCTTTTTACATTTCAATTTACAGTGAATTACTATTAAAGCGTGAAACTCCTTGTAGATTTTAATATTTTCCTTTATCGGTTTAATCTCTTTTTCAACTATATCTTGAAGATTTTCATAAGATATTTTGCTGTTTTTAATCAATCCTAATCTTAAAAGTAGTCTTTTAGTGTAATTATCTACAACAAAAATGGGTTTGTTAAGAGCATAGAGGAGTATTGAATCTGATGTTTCTTTCCCTATTCCTTTAATCTCAAGGAGCTCGTTCCTTAATTCTTGAGTTTCTAAAGATTGTAAGCGACTTAAACCTCCTTTCCTTAGTAGAAATTCTGAAAAATTCTTAAGGTATAGAGCTTTTTTTCTGTAAAATCCCACAGGTTTAATTGCGGCCTGAAGTGTTTTAATGTTTACAGAAACCATTTTCTCTGGAGAGAGTAGATTCAGTAGTTTAAGATTTTCAATTGCCCTCTCAACATTCTTCCAGTTTGTGTTTTGGGTTAATATGGCTCCTACACAGACCTCAAAGGGAGTTTGGGCAGGCCACCAGCTTTGTTCTCCGTAGAAATTGAACAAAGTTTGGTATATTTCGAATATATTTACCATAGTTTAAATTTTACATAAGGGAGACTTCAAATGATAGACCTTCATACTCATACGATTTTTAGCGATGGAGAGCTCATTCCCAGTGAGCTTGTGAGGAGAGCTGAATCGATAGGTTACAGAGCTTTGGCTATAACTGACCACGTTGACTATTCCAACTACTCTTTCGTTTTGGAAAGGCTTTACGAAACTTTAGAGGTTTTAAATGAAAATACCTCTTTAGTTGTAATTCCAGGAGTAGAGATAACCCACGTTCCTCCCGTTAAAATTCCAGAACTTATAGAGAAATGCAGAGAGGCTGGTGCAAAAGTTGTTGTTGTTCACGGTGAAACCGTTGTTGAGCCAGTTTCTCCCGGAACAAACAGAGCTGCAATTGAGGGAAAGGCTGATATACTTGCCCATCCTGGGTTAATCACAAAGGATGAAGTTGAACTTGCAAAGGAAAATGGAGTGTACTTAGAAATAACAACGAGAAGAGGTCACAGTATTACCAATGGATACGTTGCTAAATTGGCATCCGAAGTTGGAGCTCCCCTGGTAATAAACACGGACTCCCACTCCCCCTCAGATTTGGTACCAAGGAGCTTTGCAATAACTGTAGGTATCGGGGCAGGTTTGAGCATTCAACAGGTGGAGGAGTGTTTCTCCAACAGTGAAACGTTAGTCAGAAAGTTGACAGGAAGGAAACTAAGATAAAATTTCCTCATTGGAGGCGGACGGGGGCTGGTGTCCCCCCCGGACTTCAAATCCGGTGGCCTCGCTTGGAGCGGGGTGGTGGGTTCGATTCCCATCCGCCTCCGCCAATCAAATCAGAACTTTCTCAGGAATCTGAGAGAGGTGTTTAATGTCCCTCAGAACTTTGAATCCGTTTTTCTGAGCTTCCCTTTCTCGGAGCTCCTCTAATTTAACCCTTCTAATTTCACCGGTAAGTCCCAACTCTCCAAATAGAACTAAGTTCTCCCTTACAGGCCTATCGAAGTAGCTTGAGACAATGGCCGTAGCGATTGGGAGGTCTATTGCAGGTTCATCAACTTTTACACCGCCAACTACGTTCACAAACACATCAAAGTTTCTAAGAGGGATTCCCAATTCCTTTTCTATCGTTGCAACGATTATAGAGAGCCTATTTACATTTATTCCTTTTGCCCTTCTTTGAGGAGTTGAAAAAACTGCTCTTGTAACAAGGGCTTGAACCTCTAAAAGGATAGGTCTGCTTCCCTCCATTCCTGCAAATATGGCTGAACCGGCCTTTCCAACAGGTCTTTCCGAGAGAAAAAATTCAGAGGGGTTAGGAACTTCCTTTAAACCTGCTTCTGTCATCTCAAATACGGCCAACTCTCCAGTTGAACCGAACCTGTTCTTTAAACTGCGAAATACACGAAAGTTGTAACCCTTATCCCCCTCAAAATGGAAAACGGCATCAACTATGTGTTCAAGAACCTTTGGTCCTGCAATTGTTCCTTCCTTTGTAACGTGACCAACTATGAAACTTGTTATTCCCCTACTCTTAGACATGTTTGTTATAAATGCTGCACACTCCCTTACCTGTGAAACCGAACCGGCTGCCGATTCAATGTAGGGAAGGAAGAACGTCTGAATTGAGTCGTAAATGGCCACTTCTGGTTTTATTTTTTCTAAATGTTGGGAGACCTTCTCTAAATCGTTCTGAGATAAAATCAGGAGGTTCCCCTTTAAAGCATTTAACCTTTTAGCTCTAAGGGCTATCTGCTCAGGTGATTCCTCCGCAGTAACGTAGAGAACTTTTCCTTTGTCTGCAAAGATACTTGCTATCTGGAGTAAAAGTGTTGACTTTCCAATTCCAGGTTCTCCGGAAATCAGGGAAACGGAGCCTTTAACAACCCCTCCTCCCAAAACCCTGTCAAACTCCCTGAGTCCGGTTTTCCTCCTCTCCTCCTGTTGACTTCCTATCTCCGTAATCGGAATTGGCGTTTCCCTTTCGTGTTTTACCCATGAGGAGCGGGGATTAGAGGATTTACTTGTCCTTTCCACCTCCTCAACAAAACTTCCCCATGAGCCACACTCAGGACACTTACCCACCCACTTAGGCGACCTGTAGCCACAGGATTGACAGACGTAAAAGGTCCTCTTTTTAGCCAAGAAATTCTCCTAAATTTGATTCAACCTAAAAGATAAGACTTCCTAAGTGGTAGGCCATAAATGCCATAATCCAAGCCGTTGTAAGCTCTATCAGGATTACTAAGGAGACGAACTTCCAGCTTCCACTCTCCTGCTTTATTGCGGCCATCGTGGCAACACAGGGAATGTAGAGAAGGGTAAATACCACGTAGGCTAATGCACTCTCAGGGGTAAATGTGCTTTGGAGGGAGCTAATTAGTCCAGATTCTCCTGAAGCGTAAAGAGTTCCAAGTGTTCCTATTACAACTTCCTTGGCAAGAGCCCCAAACATCAGTGCAACTACAGGCTTCCAGTCTTGAATTCCAAGGGGGGAAAACACAGGAACTAAAATGTTTCCTATCCTTCCAATAACCGTGTTTTCTCCTGCGTATTCTGTTCCAGAGGGAAGAGAGGCTAAGAGCCAGATAAAGACAGATACGGAGAAAATAACGGTTCCTGCCTTAGATATAAATTCCCTTACCTCAATCCAAGTTTGATTGAGGACAACGTTCCAGGCAGGTAGTTTGTACGGGGGGAGCTCTATGAAAAACTCCTCCTCCTCCCCTTTAGTTAGAAACCTTGAGAGAACTTTTGCAAGTAGAAGTGCAAGGAAAACTCCCAACATGTACAGACCTAAAATTACAAGGGATTGATTCTTTTTGAAGAAGGCAGCAGCAAAGAGTGTAAAAACAGGAAGCCTTGCACTACAGGACATCCAGGGAATAATTGCCATCGTAATCAACCTTTGAGTGGATGAGCGCATTGCCCTTGTAGCGTAAACTGCAGGAACGTTACACCCGAACCCGAGTATTAGGGGAATTACCGATGCTCCACTGAGTCCAAAGATCTTCATAAAGTTATCCCAGAGTGCAGCAGCCCTTGCCATGTAACCTGTATCCTCAAGGATTGACATTAGAAAGTAGAGAATTCCTAAAAGGGGAAGAAAGACCACGACTGCACCAATTCCCGATAGAACTCCATCGTTAATCAGTGAAAGGACAGAGTGTGGCAGAAATCCCAACTTACTCTTTATCAAATTGGGTAGAAAATCACTGAAAATTCCATCAATCCAGTCAGAAATTGGAGAACTTAGGTCGAAGGTTAGTTTAAAAACGAGCCACATTATGAAGAAGAAAATGGGAATACCGGTTATTGGATTTGTGATAAATTTGTCTATCCTATCGCTTAACGTCTCTTGAGGGAGCTCTACAATTCCGCTCTTAATTACGCTCTTAGCAATATTTGAAGCAAAGAGAAACCTCTCCCTTGCAACCAAACAGGGGAGTTCCGTTTTAAATTTATCCTTTGCTTCACCCTCTATTTTCTCCACTTCGGTAAGAATTTTCTGATAGTTTGGGAAATTTTCCTTTAAAATTTCAACTATTTCAGGGTCTTTTTCAAGAAGTTTTATTGAAAACCACCTGAGATTGTAGGGGAATCTTTCCGGAAGTTCCTTCTTCAGTTTTAACTCAATTAAATTAATAGCATTTTCAAGGAACTCCGAATAGCGGGGAACAATCCCCTCAAATTTTAAATCCCCAGAGGCTACTCTTAAAAATGTTTCTGACAGTTCCTCAAGTCCCTGCTTCTTTATAGCTGATACTTTAACAACGGGAAGATTGAGCAGTTCCTGAAGTTTCTCCGTATCAATGGAGTAACCAAAATTTTCAAGCTCATCAATTTTATTAAGAGCAATTACCGGTTTTAGCCCCATTTCTAAGAGTTCTATCGTTAAGTAGAGGTTCCTTCCAAGAAGCGTAGCATCTATAACGTTACAAACTACGTCGTAATCCCCCTCAAGTAGAAAGTCCCTTGCAACTC is a genomic window of Balnearium lithotrophicum containing:
- a CDS encoding histidinol phosphate phosphatase domain-containing protein, producing MIDLHTHTIFSDGELIPSELVRRAESIGYRALAITDHVDYSNYSFVLERLYETLEVLNENTSLVVIPGVEITHVPPVKIPELIEKCREAGAKVVVVHGETVVEPVSPGTNRAAIEGKADILAHPGLITKDEVELAKENGVYLEITTRRGHSITNGYVAKLASEVGAPLVINTDSHSPSDLVPRSFAITVGIGAGLSIQQVEECFSNSETLVRKLTGRKLR
- the feoB gene encoding ferrous iron transport protein B — protein: MKKVKVALAGNPNVGKTAILNALAGTSEKIGNWPGVTVQKKTGTYNFRGFEIELIDLPGIYSLSSYTLEERVARDFLLEGDYDVVCNVIDATLLGRNLYLTIELLEMGLKPVIALNKIDELENFGYSIDTEKLQELLNLPVVKVSAIKKQGLEELSETFLRVASGDLKFEGIVPRYSEFLENAINLIELKLKKELPERFPYNLRWFSIKLLEKDPEIVEILKENFPNYQKILTEVEKIEGEAKDKFKTELPCLVARERFLFASNIAKSVIKSGIVELPQETLSDRIDKFITNPITGIPIFFFIMWLVFKLTFDLSSPISDWIDGIFSDFLPNLIKSKLGFLPHSVLSLINDGVLSGIGAVVVFLPLLGILYFLMSILEDTGYMARAAALWDNFMKIFGLSGASVIPLILGFGCNVPAVYATRAMRSSTQRLITMAIIPWMSCSARLPVFTLFAAAFFKKNQSLVILGLYMLGVFLALLLAKVLSRFLTKGEEEEFFIELPPYKLPAWNVVLNQTWIEVREFISKAGTVIFSVSVFIWLLASLPSGTEYAGENTVIGRIGNILVPVFSPLGIQDWKPVVALMFGALAKEVVIGTLGTLYASGESGLISSLQSTFTPESALAYVVFTLLYIPCVATMAAIKQESGSWKFVSLVILIELTTAWIMAFMAYHLGSLIF
- a CDS encoding endonuclease III domain-containing protein, which codes for MVNIFEIYQTLFNFYGEQSWWPAQTPFEVCVGAILTQNTNWKNVERAIENLKLLNLLSPEKMVSVNIKTLQAAIKPVGFYRKKALYLKNFSEFLLRKGGLSRLQSLETQELRNELLEIKGIGKETSDSILLYALNKPIFVVDNYTKRLLLRLGLIKNSKISYENLQDIVEKEIKPIKENIKIYKEFHALIVIHCKLKCKKKPLCEECTFSQVCYNKQNS
- the radA gene encoding DNA repair protein RadA: MAKKRTFYVCQSCGYRSPKWVGKCPECGSWGSFVEEVERTSKSSNPRSSWVKHERETPIPITEIGSQQEERRKTGLREFDRVLGGGVVKGSVSLISGEPGIGKSTLLLQIASIFADKGKVLYVTAEESPEQIALRAKRLNALKGNLLILSQNDLEKVSQHLEKIKPEVAIYDSIQTFFLPYIESAAGSVSQVRECAAFITNMSKSRGITSFIVGHVTKEGTIAGPKVLEHIVDAVFHFEGDKGYNFRVFRSLKNRFGSTGELAVFEMTEAGLKEVPNPSEFFLSERPVGKAGSAIFAGMEGSRPILLEVQALVTRAVFSTPQRRAKGINVNRLSIIVATIEKELGIPLRNFDVFVNVVGGVKVDEPAIDLPIATAIVSSYFDRPVRENLVLFGELGLTGEIRRVKLEELREREAQKNGFKVLRDIKHLSQIPEKVLI